From a region of the Myxococcaceae bacterium JPH2 genome:
- a CDS encoding protein kinase: MLCPVRMAGRDAGTDEEELLLALDEGLLSQEEAAALRQEALRLARGPLELLRERGRLSEDTLQVLRRELGRPELSPMAEVAGLPHEAATLTPVTPGASPPPSSGPPAFPVPEWERYQPVRFLGQGGMGWVFLAYDPMLRRNVALKFVRGEDPELARRFLSEARAQARVRHARVCEVYEVGEVQGRGYIAMRYVDGQPLGVFAESLTLEQKVLVLRQAAEGVHAAHRAGLIHRDIKPGNILVERGEDGDFAPFVMDFGLAHDWREEGSSASAVLGTPHYMAPEQARGEVSRLDRRVDVYALGATLYTLLTGRPPFTGATGQEIIARLQAEEVMAPRSLDADIPQDLEAIVLKCLEKERPSRYDSAHALAQDLDRFLEGEPVQARQGLGYRLRKKARRHRVALATGAAALALVSGAVGQTLHARREVAERERLSRRFTERVERIEAAARYSALARLHDTREDRAALRQSMDALEAEVREAGAQARGPGQYALGRALLVLDDLEGARERLESAWAQGYREPRVAWALALVLGNLYRDQLLLDVERRGPEQREARRRELEQRYRDPALAYLRQADGPDVPAPPLYVKALFAFYEGRYEEALGHLEDMGRAQPWFYESPLLRGDILLARATQRWHQGDRPGSQADLDEGRKAYLSAAATAESQPGAHYVLGRLELAALVMELYGEGNVLPHYERGLDALSRALVAAPDDYRVHVLEARFHRRLAEQRSNRGGEDVEALLGKSIAAARAAQVLAPKRARVPLEQALSYRLWARYRQRQGQDPREQLRLATETFEQIPAEERDYAFHVNLGLTWQVWADYEGEHGGEPLVHQGKAIDACLQAILVRENQSDAWICLGGAYRARASNPRAPDAAGDLALARDALTRALTLNPANVPACFQAADVSEQLAHRHRDRGEPFTADLEKALSLYEQGLAINPKLPQLHNGRGSVLVWHAEQRWEDGGDPEPLLAEAMRAFTAARDVAPQQGFAYNNQGEVWSARAAFLLARRDDPGPAVRAAEEVYTRALTFLPEDADVWTSLARVRVYRAAWVLEQGGDPEAELAPAEEALRRALGFNPRLGGAWRAQGEALAVRARGKAARGQAVEEDFARAASAFHQALELDPRRADLRLASADLHRVWADWKARQGRDSTAELQQGLTWVEEILAARPKWARAAALHASLMGARATRPASPAQQQAWRTQAREELARALVDNPNLAPVWKGRLAALP; encoded by the coding sequence ATGCTGTGCCCCGTGCGAATGGCGGGGCGCGACGCGGGAACCGACGAGGAGGAGCTGCTCCTCGCGCTGGACGAGGGGCTGCTCTCCCAGGAGGAGGCGGCGGCCCTTCGGCAGGAGGCCCTGCGTCTGGCGCGCGGTCCCTTGGAGCTGCTTCGCGAGCGCGGCCGGCTCTCCGAGGACACGTTGCAGGTGCTGCGGCGCGAGCTGGGCCGCCCCGAGCTGTCACCGATGGCCGAGGTCGCTGGACTCCCGCACGAGGCCGCCACGCTGACCCCCGTCACGCCAGGGGCCTCCCCGCCGCCTTCGTCCGGTCCGCCCGCCTTCCCGGTGCCGGAGTGGGAGCGCTACCAGCCGGTGCGCTTCCTGGGGCAGGGCGGCATGGGGTGGGTGTTCCTGGCGTATGACCCGATGCTGCGCCGCAACGTGGCCCTCAAGTTCGTGCGCGGCGAGGACCCGGAGCTGGCGCGCCGCTTCCTCTCCGAGGCCCGCGCGCAGGCCCGCGTCCGTCACGCCCGCGTGTGCGAGGTGTACGAGGTGGGCGAGGTCCAGGGCCGTGGCTACATCGCCATGCGGTACGTGGATGGCCAGCCTTTGGGCGTGTTCGCCGAGTCGCTCACGCTGGAGCAGAAGGTGCTCGTGCTGCGGCAGGCGGCCGAGGGCGTGCACGCCGCGCATCGCGCCGGACTCATCCACCGCGACATCAAGCCCGGCAACATCCTGGTGGAGCGCGGCGAGGACGGTGACTTCGCGCCCTTCGTGATGGACTTCGGTCTGGCGCACGACTGGCGCGAGGAGGGCAGCAGCGCCAGCGCGGTGCTGGGCACGCCGCACTACATGGCCCCCGAGCAGGCGCGGGGCGAGGTGTCCCGGCTGGACCGCCGCGTGGATGTCTATGCGCTGGGCGCCACGCTCTACACGCTGCTCACGGGACGACCGCCCTTCACGGGCGCCACCGGGCAGGAGATCATCGCGCGGCTTCAGGCGGAGGAGGTGATGGCGCCGCGCTCGCTCGACGCGGACATCCCCCAGGACCTGGAGGCCATCGTCCTCAAGTGCCTGGAGAAGGAGCGGCCGTCCCGCTACGACTCGGCGCACGCGCTCGCGCAGGACCTGGACCGCTTCCTCGAGGGCGAGCCGGTGCAGGCGCGCCAGGGGCTGGGCTACCGGCTGCGCAAGAAGGCCCGGCGCCATCGGGTCGCGCTCGCGACGGGCGCGGCGGCGCTGGCCCTGGTGTCTGGCGCGGTGGGGCAGACGCTCCATGCCCGGCGCGAGGTGGCCGAGCGCGAGCGGCTGTCGCGGCGCTTCACCGAGCGGGTGGAGCGCATCGAGGCGGCGGCGCGCTACTCGGCGCTGGCCCGGTTGCACGACACGCGCGAGGACCGCGCGGCGCTGCGCCAGAGCATGGACGCGCTGGAGGCGGAGGTGCGCGAGGCGGGCGCGCAGGCGCGAGGGCCCGGTCAGTACGCCCTGGGGCGAGCGCTGCTCGTGCTCGACGACCTGGAGGGCGCGCGCGAGCGGCTGGAGTCCGCGTGGGCGCAGGGGTACCGGGAGCCTCGCGTGGCGTGGGCGCTCGCGCTGGTGCTGGGCAATCTCTATCGGGATCAGCTGCTGCTGGACGTGGAGCGCCGCGGGCCCGAGCAGCGCGAGGCGCGGCGCCGTGAGCTGGAGCAGCGCTATCGCGATCCGGCGCTCGCGTATCTGCGTCAGGCCGATGGGCCGGACGTTCCCGCGCCGCCGTTGTACGTGAAGGCGCTGTTCGCGTTCTACGAGGGCCGCTACGAAGAGGCGCTCGGACACCTGGAGGACATGGGCCGCGCGCAGCCCTGGTTCTACGAGTCTCCGCTCCTGCGCGGCGACATCCTCCTGGCGCGCGCCACGCAGCGTTGGCACCAGGGGGACCGTCCCGGCTCGCAGGCGGACCTGGACGAGGGGCGGAAGGCCTATCTCTCCGCCGCCGCGACCGCGGAGAGCCAGCCGGGCGCGCACTACGTGCTGGGCCGGTTGGAGCTGGCCGCGCTCGTCATGGAGCTGTACGGCGAGGGCAACGTGCTGCCGCACTACGAGCGGGGCTTGGATGCCTTGAGCCGCGCGCTCGTGGCCGCGCCGGATGACTACCGCGTGCACGTGCTGGAGGCGCGCTTCCACCGCCGGCTCGCCGAGCAGCGCTCCAATCGCGGAGGCGAGGACGTGGAGGCGCTCCTCGGCAAGTCCATCGCCGCGGCGCGCGCCGCGCAGGTGCTCGCGCCCAAGCGCGCGCGTGTGCCGTTGGAGCAGGCGTTGTCGTATCGGCTGTGGGCGCGCTACCGGCAACGCCAGGGGCAGGATCCGCGCGAGCAGCTCCGGCTGGCCACCGAGACCTTCGAGCAGATCCCCGCCGAGGAGCGCGACTATGCCTTTCACGTCAACCTGGGCCTGACGTGGCAGGTGTGGGCGGACTACGAAGGCGAGCATGGCGGCGAGCCGCTCGTCCATCAGGGCAAGGCCATCGATGCGTGCCTTCAGGCCATCCTCGTGCGGGAGAACCAATCGGACGCGTGGATCTGCCTGGGCGGGGCGTATCGCGCGCGGGCGTCCAATCCTCGCGCGCCGGACGCCGCGGGAGACCTGGCGCTGGCGCGGGATGCGCTCACCCGCGCGCTCACGTTGAACCCCGCCAACGTGCCGGCCTGCTTCCAGGCGGCGGACGTCTCCGAGCAGCTCGCGCATCGGCACCGCGACCGGGGCGAGCCCTTCACGGCCGACCTGGAGAAGGCGCTGTCGCTCTATGAGCAGGGCCTGGCCATCAATCCCAAGCTGCCGCAGCTGCACAATGGGCGGGGCTCGGTGCTGGTGTGGCACGCGGAGCAGCGCTGGGAGGATGGCGGAGACCCCGAGCCGCTCCTGGCCGAGGCCATGAGGGCCTTCACCGCGGCGCGCGACGTCGCGCCCCAGCAGGGCTTTGCCTACAACAACCAGGGCGAGGTGTGGTCGGCCCGCGCGGCCTTCCTGCTCGCGCGCCGCGACGACCCGGGCCCCGCCGTGCGCGCCGCCGAAGAGGTGTACACGCGGGCCCTCACGTTCCTGCCCGAGGACGCGGACGTGTGGACGAGCCTCGCGCGGGTGCGGGTGTACCGGGCCGCGTGGGTGCTGGAGCAGGGGGGAGATCCGGAAGCGGAGCTTGCTCCCGCGGAGGAGGCGCTGCGCCGGGCCCTGGGCTTCAACCCGCGCTTGGGCGGCGCGTGGCGCGCGCAGGGCGAGGCGCTCGCCGTGCGGGCGCGCGGCAAGGCGGCGCGAGGGCAGGCGGTGGAGGAGGACTTCGCGCGGGCCGCGAGCGCGTTTCATCAGGCGCTGGAGTTGGATCCGCGGCGCGCGGACTTGCGGCTGGCCTCCGCGGACCTGCACCGCGTCTGGGCGGACTGGAAGGCGCGCCAGGGCCGCGACTCCACGGCGGAGCTGCAGCAGGGATTGACGTGGGTGGAGGAGATTCTCGCCGCGCGGCCGAAGTGGGCCCGAGCCGCGGCGCTGCATGCCAGCCTCATGGGCGCGCGCGCGACGCGGCCCGCGTCCCCCGCGCAACAACAGGCGTGGAGGACTCAGGCTCGTGAGGAACTGGCGCGAGCGTTGGTGGACAACCCCAACCTCGCGCCGGTCTGGAAGGGCCGGCTCGCGGCGCTTCCGTAA
- a CDS encoding DUF4215 domain-containing protein, with amino-acid sequence MNTRVTLKSAALVLALLSSLTGCESEAPRTTTATSTLTHQSFSVVGDGRLNPGEQCDDGNTVSGDGCSAAGVIEAGYLCHVPGRACSLASLCGNNVINVGEACDDGNTVDNGNGCSATCDLSLCGNGVFDNKQYPSYAQEICDDGNRFEGDGCSRQCEVEPGFACAGSPSRCVRAGVAVFNTGVDEHNRRLESGKDSHWLYVGSGLPSDPGVRNANDWPQELQTARYMAAPLGAPVCVYQDFMVPSTTNVSQFRLRLATFNDNQFDSAKVNGTNVTPTVISQPAGQPWQKNIIREFGASSSWRLGLNRIELCNENEENAPNAFRYLFVDAYDDKCGDGVISLREECDDHNTVNGDGCSNSCGIEPGYGCTGQPSTCAATCGNGALNPGEQCDDGNATAGDGCNASCRVEGGYSCPTEGKACVKTCGNGAIDPGELCDDGNLFDSDGCSAACRIERGYECSDVPSKCATLCGNGHLDSGELCDDGNSNLGDGCSNACTLELGYACPVVGQPCVKTCGNGQVDPGEQCDDGNLAPQDGCGTECRAEPGYACSRPAAGPSVCVATCGNGTVDANETCDDNNTKAGDGCSPGCLVETGYSCNGAPSACATLCGDGITAGSEKCDDGNTTVGDGCSATCAVEPGWSCPAPGNTCFNSCGNGKLDAGEMCDDGNAAAGDGCSATCAVESGYSCSGAPSTCRTSCGDGVVAGSEVCDDGNLSSGDTCSPRCLWEVGQACAASGVCDSGLCSPSTHVCVAANVCGNGVLDDGELCDDGNTKAGDGCSASCAVEAGYTCNQNPSVCAVTCGDGVKAASEACDDGNTVNGDGCSATCAVETGFACQNTQVQAYITRRGVAECNQVTSITSPSLAAALAQPALTVPGRYRMRYVSGAVSYSGNASWYPGILGVNASGTAFPLGYGGTVTAKATREEGMASGFGLSRDFDALTGDVRVGLIDTDCGIANNSNTAVTWSANSLSICQLIPALTQTQPHGTTGVDLGGTATPGATVTVYLDGGTTPACTATADATGHWSCTATGVTSGTHSAVVTSTVVSATEKAPAKTFVLDLQPPTAPVITGPAPGSLLATGTPVIQGTATPGNTVTVREGSTVVCTATADDTGKWSCKPTTPLADGAHTVTATASNPQGSTSPASNNDSFRIDTQAPDTVIRRGPEERTEEEQSGFEYGASEDGVRYECSLDNGAYGECQESYDVKPGTHTLKVRAVDAAGNVDATPAVHTWTVAFTRAFAGGGCSVAPDASWLGLLGLLGLRRRKRA; translated from the coding sequence ATGAACACACGTGTGACTCTCAAATCCGCGGCGCTCGTCCTCGCGCTGCTTTCCTCCCTCACGGGCTGCGAGTCGGAGGCGCCGCGCACGACGACGGCGACCTCCACGCTGACCCATCAGTCCTTCTCGGTGGTGGGCGACGGTCGGCTCAACCCGGGCGAGCAGTGTGACGACGGCAACACCGTGAGCGGCGACGGCTGTTCCGCCGCGGGCGTCATCGAGGCGGGCTACCTCTGCCACGTGCCGGGGCGCGCCTGTTCGCTGGCGAGCCTGTGCGGCAACAACGTCATCAACGTGGGCGAGGCCTGCGACGACGGCAACACGGTGGACAACGGCAACGGGTGCTCGGCGACGTGCGACCTGTCGCTGTGCGGCAACGGCGTCTTCGACAACAAGCAGTACCCGTCCTACGCGCAGGAGATCTGCGACGACGGCAACCGCTTCGAGGGCGACGGCTGCAGCCGCCAGTGCGAAGTGGAGCCGGGCTTCGCGTGCGCGGGCAGCCCCAGCCGCTGTGTCCGCGCGGGCGTGGCGGTGTTCAACACCGGCGTGGATGAGCACAACCGGCGCCTGGAGTCCGGCAAGGACTCGCACTGGCTCTACGTGGGCTCTGGCTTGCCCTCGGACCCGGGCGTGCGCAACGCCAATGACTGGCCCCAGGAGCTTCAGACGGCGCGCTACATGGCGGCGCCGCTGGGCGCGCCGGTCTGCGTGTACCAGGACTTCATGGTCCCCTCGACGACCAACGTGTCGCAGTTCCGTCTGCGGCTGGCCACCTTCAATGACAACCAGTTCGACAGCGCGAAGGTCAACGGCACCAACGTGACGCCCACGGTCATCAGCCAGCCCGCGGGCCAGCCCTGGCAGAAGAACATCATCCGCGAGTTCGGTGCCAGCTCGTCCTGGCGCCTGGGGCTCAACCGCATCGAGCTGTGCAACGAGAACGAGGAGAATGCGCCCAACGCCTTCCGCTACCTGTTCGTGGATGCGTACGACGACAAGTGCGGCGACGGCGTCATCTCGCTGCGCGAGGAGTGCGACGACCACAACACGGTCAACGGCGATGGCTGCAGCAATTCCTGTGGCATCGAGCCGGGCTATGGCTGCACCGGTCAGCCGAGCACCTGCGCCGCCACCTGCGGCAACGGCGCGCTCAACCCGGGCGAGCAGTGCGACGACGGCAACGCCACGGCCGGCGACGGCTGCAACGCGAGCTGCCGCGTGGAGGGTGGCTACTCCTGCCCCACCGAGGGCAAGGCCTGCGTGAAGACGTGCGGCAACGGGGCCATCGACCCGGGCGAGCTGTGCGATGACGGCAACCTGTTCGACTCGGACGGCTGCTCCGCGGCGTGCCGCATCGAGCGCGGCTACGAGTGCTCGGATGTCCCCTCCAAGTGCGCCACCCTGTGCGGCAACGGCCACCTGGACTCGGGCGAGCTGTGCGACGACGGCAACAGCAACCTGGGCGATGGCTGCTCCAACGCGTGCACCCTGGAGCTGGGCTACGCGTGCCCCGTGGTGGGCCAGCCCTGCGTGAAGACGTGCGGCAACGGCCAGGTGGACCCGGGTGAGCAGTGCGACGACGGCAACCTCGCGCCGCAGGACGGCTGTGGCACCGAGTGCCGCGCGGAGCCGGGCTACGCGTGCAGCCGGCCGGCGGCGGGGCCGTCCGTGTGCGTGGCCACCTGCGGCAACGGCACGGTGGACGCGAACGAGACGTGCGATGACAACAACACGAAGGCGGGCGATGGCTGCTCGCCGGGCTGTCTGGTGGAGACGGGCTACTCGTGCAACGGCGCGCCCAGCGCCTGCGCCACCCTCTGCGGTGATGGCATCACCGCGGGCAGCGAGAAGTGCGACGACGGCAACACGACGGTGGGCGACGGCTGCTCGGCCACGTGCGCCGTGGAGCCGGGCTGGAGCTGCCCGGCCCCGGGCAACACGTGCTTCAACTCCTGCGGCAACGGCAAGCTGGACGCGGGTGAGATGTGCGATGACGGCAACGCGGCGGCCGGCGATGGCTGCTCGGCCACGTGCGCCGTGGAGTCGGGCTACTCGTGCAGCGGCGCGCCCAGCACGTGCCGTACGTCCTGCGGCGACGGCGTGGTGGCCGGCTCCGAGGTGTGCGACGACGGCAACCTGTCCAGCGGTGACACCTGCTCGCCCCGGTGCTTGTGGGAAGTGGGCCAGGCCTGCGCGGCGTCCGGCGTCTGCGACAGCGGGCTGTGCAGCCCCTCCACCCACGTGTGCGTCGCGGCGAACGTCTGCGGCAACGGCGTGCTGGATGACGGCGAGCTGTGCGACGACGGCAACACGAAGGCGGGCGATGGCTGCTCGGCGAGCTGCGCCGTCGAGGCGGGCTACACCTGCAACCAGAACCCGTCCGTGTGCGCCGTGACGTGCGGTGATGGCGTCAAGGCGGCCTCCGAGGCGTGCGACGACGGCAACACGGTGAACGGCGACGGCTGCTCGGCCACCTGCGCCGTGGAGACCGGCTTCGCGTGCCAGAACACCCAGGTGCAGGCGTACATCACGCGCCGCGGGGTGGCGGAGTGCAACCAGGTGACGAGCATCACGTCGCCGTCGCTGGCCGCGGCGCTGGCGCAGCCCGCGCTCACCGTGCCGGGCCGCTACCGCATGCGCTACGTCTCGGGCGCGGTCAGCTACTCGGGCAACGCGTCCTGGTACCCCGGCATCCTGGGCGTCAACGCCTCGGGCACGGCGTTCCCGCTGGGCTACGGCGGCACCGTCACGGCCAAGGCCACGCGCGAGGAGGGCATGGCCTCGGGCTTCGGGCTGTCGCGTGACTTCGACGCGCTGACCGGTGACGTGCGCGTGGGCCTCATCGACACGGACTGCGGCATCGCCAACAACTCGAACACCGCGGTCACCTGGAGCGCGAACTCGCTCTCCATCTGCCAGCTCATCCCGGCGCTCACCCAGACGCAGCCCCACGGCACCACGGGCGTGGACCTGGGCGGCACCGCCACCCCGGGCGCCACCGTGACGGTGTACCTGGATGGCGGCACCACGCCCGCGTGCACCGCCACGGCGGATGCCACGGGCCACTGGAGCTGCACGGCCACCGGAGTCACCTCCGGCACGCACTCCGCGGTGGTGACGTCCACCGTGGTCAGCGCCACCGAGAAGGCGCCGGCGAAGACGTTCGTGCTGGACCTGCAGCCGCCCACCGCGCCGGTCATCACCGGTCCGGCTCCGGGCTCGCTGTTGGCCACGGGCACGCCCGTCATCCAGGGCACCGCGACCCCGGGCAACACGGTGACGGTGCGCGAGGGCTCCACCGTGGTGTGCACCGCCACGGCGGATGACACCGGAAAGTGGAGCTGCAAGCCGACCACGCCGCTGGCGGATGGCGCGCACACGGTGACGGCCACGGCGTCCAACCCGCAGGGCTCCACGAGCCCCGCCTCGAACAACGACTCGTTCCGCATCGACACGCAGGCTCCCGACACGGTCATCCGGCGGGGCCCCGAGGAGCGCACCGAGGAGGAGCAGTCGGGCTTCGAGTACGGCGCCTCCGAGGACGGCGTGCGCTACGAGTGCAGCCTCGACAACGGCGCTTACGGCGAGTGCCAGGAGTCGTACGACGTGAAGCCCGGCACGCACACCCTCAAGGTGCGCGCCGTGGATGCCGCGGGCAACGTGGACGCAACCCCCGCCGTCCACACGTGGACCGTGGCCTTCACCCGCGCCTTCGCGGGTGGTGGCTGCAGCGTCGCGCCTGATGCCTCCTGGCTGGGCCTGCTGGGCCTGCTGGGCCTGCGTCGTCGCAAGCGCGCCTGA
- a CDS encoding OmpA family protein: protein MSVLWAFTAQAQSQSIPGIELERLQLNPGARDSLVLSTGDLLQKGQYRLALTAHYERKPLVLLERDEQHGVIVSDRVTAHLSGAYAVTDWLELGAQVPLMSQWGPDTTALGVSSPETMALGTPWLQARVGVLSEDRDGPMDLGVHLGVGLPLGSESALTKDQGFVFTPRLGLGKSLGNTWRVGADLGALVRTKKYALTPQTQPLRDELGVEMNGGVNVSAGLFGLREELVVRGTLPVANAPKSLEALLGLRAPVGGGSEVYVMGGPGFGQTPGTPKFRVLAGVSFGADAARVAECVEGRPYTVAECPDLDADGDGVKNVADRCPSEKGLAQLNGCADTDDDHDGIMNLADRCPAQAENVNGFEDMDGCPDDPDSDGDGIADSKDACPKQAEDMDSFEDTDGCPDLDNDKDGIADAKDACMNEAGPKENRGCPDQDRDGDGLVDRLDNCPDEKGTEKNKGCKEKQLAQIDEGQIRILESIYFEQNKDVISARSNKLLDTVASILASHPNIQKLRIEGHTDNKGDATYNMDLSQRRAEAVVKYLVNKAVSRERLESKGLGPTQPIADNKTLEGRAKNRRVEFKILGEAEGVQVQQGAPTSDTLEKN, encoded by the coding sequence ATGTCCGTGCTGTGGGCATTCACCGCGCAGGCCCAGAGTCAAAGCATCCCCGGTATCGAGCTGGAGCGGTTGCAGCTCAACCCCGGCGCACGAGACAGCCTGGTGCTGTCCACGGGCGACCTGCTCCAGAAGGGGCAGTACCGTCTCGCCCTCACCGCGCATTACGAGCGCAAGCCCTTGGTGTTGCTGGAGCGTGACGAGCAGCACGGCGTCATCGTCTCGGATCGCGTCACCGCGCACCTGAGCGGCGCCTATGCCGTCACGGATTGGTTGGAGTTGGGCGCGCAGGTGCCCCTCATGTCCCAGTGGGGACCGGACACCACGGCCCTGGGCGTCTCCTCGCCCGAGACCATGGCGCTGGGCACCCCGTGGCTCCAGGCGCGCGTGGGCGTCCTCTCCGAGGACCGCGACGGCCCCATGGACCTCGGCGTGCACCTGGGCGTCGGCCTGCCGCTGGGCAGCGAGAGCGCCCTCACCAAGGACCAGGGGTTTGTCTTCACCCCGCGCCTGGGGCTCGGCAAGTCGCTGGGCAACACGTGGCGGGTGGGCGCGGACCTGGGCGCGCTGGTGCGCACCAAGAAGTATGCGCTGACGCCCCAGACGCAGCCGCTGCGCGATGAGCTGGGCGTGGAGATGAACGGCGGCGTCAACGTCTCGGCGGGGCTGTTTGGCCTTCGCGAGGAGTTGGTGGTGCGCGGCACCCTGCCGGTGGCCAATGCTCCCAAGTCGCTCGAGGCCCTCTTGGGCCTGCGCGCCCCGGTGGGCGGCGGCTCGGAAGTGTATGTGATGGGCGGCCCTGGCTTTGGCCAGACGCCCGGCACCCCCAAGTTCCGCGTGCTCGCGGGCGTGTCGTTTGGCGCGGACGCGGCCCGGGTGGCGGAATGTGTGGAGGGTCGTCCCTACACCGTGGCGGAGTGTCCCGACCTGGACGCGGATGGCGACGGCGTGAAGAACGTCGCGGACCGCTGCCCGTCCGAGAAGGGCCTCGCCCAGCTCAACGGCTGCGCGGACACGGATGATGACCACGACGGCATCATGAACCTGGCGGACCGCTGCCCGGCCCAGGCCGAGAACGTCAACGGCTTCGAGGACATGGACGGCTGCCCGGATGATCCGGACTCGGATGGCGACGGCATCGCGGACTCGAAGGACGCGTGCCCGAAGCAGGCCGAGGACATGGACTCGTTCGAGGACACCGACGGGTGCCCGGACCTGGACAACGACAAGGACGGCATCGCGGACGCGAAGGACGCGTGCATGAACGAGGCGGGCCCGAAGGAGAACCGCGGCTGCCCCGACCAGGATCGCGACGGCGACGGTCTGGTGGACCGCCTGGACAACTGCCCGGACGAGAAGGGCACGGAGAAGAACAAGGGCTGCAAGGAGAAGCAGCTGGCGCAGATCGACGAGGGGCAGATCCGCATCCTCGAGTCCATCTACTTCGAGCAGAACAAGGACGTCATCAGCGCGCGCAGCAACAAGCTGCTCGACACCGTGGCCTCCATCCTCGCGTCGCACCCCAACATCCAGAAGCTCCGCATCGAGGGGCACACGGACAACAAGGGTGACGCCACCTACAACATGGACCTGTCCCAGCGCCGCGCCGAGGCGGTGGTGAAGTACCTGGTGAACAAGGCCGTGAGCCGCGAGCGCCTGGAGTCCAAGGGCCTGGGCCCCACGCAGCCCATCGCGGACAACAAGACGCTGGAAGGCCGCGCGAAGAACCGCCGCGTGGAATTCAAGATTCTGGGCGAGGCGGAGGGCGTGCAGGTCCAGCAGGGCGCCCCCACCTCCGACACCCTCGAGAAGAACTGA
- a CDS encoding sulfatase-like hydrolase/transferase, which yields MSPTPSSPPNVLLLLVGQLQFPRFAYDEASKAHVGMARGIKEVMGFAPLSEGNAYVRHFPGFMALREHAVCFQRHTIASSACTPSRTALLTGQYGAMTGVTQSEGIFKEASDPAFPWLDPHGVPTLGDWFRAAGYSTHYFGTWHVSHPRHGSLQDWGFGDWELSQPEPQGNSHGDLGVYRDIGFTDLAVTFLRRKAAGLGFGGNPQRARDEAGKPWLAVLSLMNPGDISGYPQQWNQALPGGLEPGQPRRIPPLGARTQPPPQGTLPVALNPEGLPLDCATLPPTLEESLDTKPRAQLDASYKVGLALATRGNGAGEARSPLPFQLSGNPRGWFLEYLRFYTFLQQLVDRQIARVMRCLKDSGLADNTLVVFCADHGEHGGAHRGMIQKWHSAYEEVIHVPFVVSSRRVNPGIAIEYRDAVTSHIDVVPTLLGLAGFDAGARDRLARQIPHQTVQPLVGADLSPYLRGEAPGVTEPNGQSREAVLFVTDDMVTEPLPTPAQGIRMRFGSFLESVRRAASEAKAPIRPGVVTQPCHVQCVRSADWKLVRYWDPKGNAEAEYELYYLPQDGIEAVNLVSWRGGEPVLEPTRIPAHWGLSADRALKALTGLREQLTYQLRTKLRA from the coding sequence ATGAGTCCCACGCCGTCCAGCCCTCCCAATGTCTTGCTGCTCCTGGTGGGCCAGCTCCAGTTCCCTCGCTTCGCCTATGACGAGGCCAGCAAGGCACACGTCGGCATGGCCCGAGGCATCAAGGAAGTGATGGGCTTCGCGCCGCTGAGCGAGGGCAATGCCTATGTGAGGCACTTCCCCGGCTTCATGGCGCTGCGCGAGCACGCGGTCTGCTTCCAACGCCACACCATCGCCAGCTCGGCCTGCACGCCCAGCCGGACCGCGCTGCTGACGGGGCAGTACGGCGCGATGACGGGCGTGACCCAATCCGAGGGCATCTTCAAGGAGGCCTCGGACCCGGCCTTCCCCTGGTTGGATCCGCATGGGGTTCCCACGCTGGGGGACTGGTTCCGGGCGGCGGGCTATTCCACGCACTACTTCGGCACGTGGCACGTCTCGCATCCCCGGCACGGCTCGCTCCAGGACTGGGGCTTCGGGGACTGGGAGCTGTCCCAGCCGGAGCCGCAGGGGAACAGCCACGGCGACCTGGGGGTCTATCGGGACATCGGCTTCACCGACCTGGCGGTCACCTTCCTGCGCCGCAAGGCCGCGGGGCTGGGCTTCGGCGGCAATCCCCAGCGCGCGCGAGACGAGGCCGGCAAGCCGTGGCTGGCGGTGCTGTCTTTGATGAACCCGGGGGACATCTCGGGCTATCCGCAGCAGTGGAACCAGGCGCTCCCCGGGGGATTGGAGCCAGGGCAGCCCCGGCGCATCCCGCCGCTCGGGGCGCGCACGCAGCCACCGCCCCAGGGCACCCTGCCAGTGGCGCTCAACCCCGAGGGACTTCCGCTCGACTGCGCCACGCTGCCGCCCACCCTGGAGGAGTCGCTGGACACCAAGCCCCGGGCGCAGTTGGACGCGTCCTACAAGGTGGGGCTGGCGCTGGCCACGCGAGGCAACGGCGCGGGCGAGGCGCGCTCCCCTCTGCCTTTCCAGCTCAGCGGAAACCCGCGCGGATGGTTCCTGGAGTACCTGCGCTTCTATACGTTCCTCCAGCAGCTCGTGGACCGGCAGATCGCCCGGGTCATGCGCTGCCTGAAGGACAGCGGATTGGCGGACAACACGCTGGTGGTCTTCTGCGCGGACCATGGCGAGCACGGCGGGGCGCACCGGGGGATGATCCAGAAGTGGCACAGCGCCTATGAGGAGGTCATCCACGTGCCCTTCGTGGTGTCCTCCCGGCGCGTCAATCCGGGGATTGCCATTGAGTACCGGGACGCGGTGACGAGCCACATCGACGTGGTGCCCACGCTGTTGGGATTGGCGGGCTTCGACGCGGGCGCGAGGGACCGGCTGGCACGACAGATTCCACACCAGACGGTGCAGCCCTTGGTGGGCGCGGACCTTTCGCCCTATCTGCGCGGAGAGGCGCCTGGCGTGACGGAGCCGAACGGGCAGTCGCGCGAGGCGGTCCTCTTCGTCACGGATGACATGGTGACGGAGCCCCTGCCCACGCCCGCGCAGGGCATCCGCATGAGGTTCGGCAGCTTCCTGGAGTCAGTGCGCCGAGCGGCGAGCGAAGCGAAGGCGCCCATCCGTCCGGGCGTGGTGACGCAGCCCTGCCATGTGCAGTGCGTCCGCTCGGCGGACTGGAAGCTGGTGCGCTACTGGGACCCCAAGGGCAACGCCGAAGCGGAGTATGAGTTGTATTACCTGCCGCAAGACGGAATCGAGGCAGTGAACCTGGTGAGCTGGCGCGGCGGAGAACCCGTGCTGGAGCCCACCCGGATTCCCGCGCACTGGGGCCTGAGCGCCGACCGCGCCCTCAAGGCCCTGACGGGACTGCGCGAACAGCTCACCTACCAACTGCGGACCAAGCTGCGCGCGTAA